Genomic DNA from Triticum dicoccoides isolate Atlit2015 ecotype Zavitan chromosome 4B, WEW_v2.0, whole genome shotgun sequence:
GGGCGCTGCACCGTTGTCCATCATAACGTGGCCCCCTGACCCTGTCCTGTTCTTGGCTCCGGGACACGTCCATGGGTAGACCACAATTGTATGCATACGGATATTTAATGGATCCGGTATCCATAACCCGTGGAACGGAACGGTTAGTTCCACCGTCCATTCTAAGTTTCTAACAGTGGCCTCAGCCTATAAAACCCGGGCAGTAGGAAACCTACACAACCAAGCAGATAAGCAGCTGTCCTActgtcacatacacacacacaagtgCTAGCTAGCTAATCGATCAGCCAGCCATGGCGGAggagaagcaccaccaccacctgttccaCCACAAGAAGGAGGGCGAGGACTTCCAGCCCGCCGCTGACGGCGGCGTCGACATGTACGGGTACTCGACCGAGACGGTGGTGACCGCCACCGGCAACGAGGGCGAGTACGAGCGGATCACCAAGGAGGAGAAGCACCACAAGCACAAGGAGCACCTCGGCGAgatgggcgccgccgccgccggagccttcGCCCTCGTACGCTCTCTCTCATCATAACTAGTGGAGTCGTAATTACCATACGCATATATAGCTCTTGTCGGGCTTGGCTAATGGACTGCGTGTCTACGTGCAGTACGAGAAGCACGAGGCGAAGAAGGACCCGGAGCACGCGCACAAGCACAAGATCGAGGAGGAGGtggccgccgccgcagccgtcgGCGCCGGCGGCTTCGTCTTCCACGAGCACCacgagaagaagcaggaccacaagGAGGCCAAGGAGGCCAGCGGCGAGAAGAAGCACCACCACTTCGGCTAGATCGTCGTTGACGTGCGGTGGCCGGCCTCGCCGCCGGCCGTGCGTGTGCTTACGTTACGTGTGTTCCATAAAGTGAGAGAGGCTGGGACGCGGGCCCGGTCTCGTGCTCGCCCGTGCGTGATTTTCTCTGCGTGCTAAGCTTCCGCGTGCCTGAATAAGTGGGGTTGCTGTTCATGCAGTGGCTCCCACACCTCATGCGTCGGTGTGTGTCGTGTGTCGGTGTGTGTTTCAATTCTACCGGCGCCCTGTATTTGTAATTTCACTTTATTATGCAAGTCCTCACGAAACTTTTGTGGCCCATCCATCTCAAAATTTGCTCTAATAGTGTCATTGTTTGTACTGGATTGCTTACAACATGTGTCACGTGGTTGCGGGAAGTATATACTTGAGTTCATGCCTACAACGAATTTTGTTCCACACTAATCTGCTCCCCAAATCAAAAATTTATTAATTACACGAGGCGTGCCCAAAATCTAGAGTCAGTGTTAATTCATGTATCCCTCCCCGCAAGAAGAAAAATCTTTGTATTTCTCGTGTCATATGGAGTCAGCATCAGCGTGAAGAGACAAAACAACAtggtgatttttttatttttttattttgcgaaATAACAACATGGTGATATAACCTAATGGAGATTCATACTTTCTGTATAGTCAGACCCTTCTGTCACTTCATGAAGATCACCTAATCCTGGC
This window encodes:
- the LOC119295406 gene encoding abscisic stress-ripening protein 5-like; this encodes MAEEKHHHHLFHHKKEGEDFQPAADGGVDMYGYSTETVVTATGNEGEYERITKEEKHHKHKEHLGEMGAAAAGAFALYEKHEAKKDPEHAHKHKIEEEVAAAAAVGAGGFVFHEHHEKKQDHKEAKEASGEKKHHHFG